From Xylanibacter oryzae DSM 17970, a single genomic window includes:
- the pdxA gene encoding 4-hydroxythreonine-4-phosphate dehydrogenase PdxA → MEENKKIRVAITHGDTNGIGYEIIFKTFSDPAMLELCTPIIYGSPKVATFHRKMLDLPVNFTIINTAEDAHEGKLNLLTTFDEEVKVEIGQPSKEAGSAALKALERAMTDFRNGLFDVLVTAPINKNNIQSEAFHFAGHTEYIETSVGEGNKALMILLNEKLRVALVTTHLPISEVAKSITKERIEEKATIFYNSLKRDFRISNPRIAVLGLNPHAGDGGVIGNEEQEFIKPAIEELSENGIQAFGPYPADGFFGSESYNEFDGVLAMYHDQGLAPFKTIAEDDGVNFTAGLPIVRTSPAHGTAYDIAGKGTADENSFRQAVYLAIDVFRNRIEYDEPLANPLKKLYHEHRDESEKVRFAIQKKREE, encoded by the coding sequence ATGGAAGAAAATAAAAAGATTCGCGTAGCAATAACGCATGGCGACACTAACGGTATTGGATACGAAATAATATTCAAGACTTTCTCAGACCCGGCGATGCTCGAGTTGTGCACCCCTATTATATACGGTTCACCTAAGGTTGCTACATTTCATCGTAAGATGTTGGATTTGCCTGTCAATTTCACTATCATAAATACAGCAGAAGATGCTCACGAAGGCAAATTAAATCTTCTTACCACATTCGATGAAGAAGTAAAAGTAGAAATAGGCCAGCCATCCAAGGAAGCAGGTTCTGCAGCGCTGAAAGCATTGGAAAGAGCTATGACAGACTTCCGTAATGGACTTTTCGATGTTCTAGTTACAGCACCTATAAACAAAAACAACATCCAGAGCGAAGCATTCCATTTCGCAGGACATACAGAATATATAGAGACATCTGTAGGTGAAGGAAATAAGGCGTTGATGATACTCCTTAACGAGAAACTACGTGTTGCACTAGTTACTACCCACCTGCCTATAAGCGAAGTAGCTAAGTCTATAACAAAAGAACGAATAGAAGAAAAAGCTACGATTTTCTATAATAGTCTTAAACGCGATTTTCGCATATCCAATCCACGCATTGCTGTATTGGGACTAAATCCACACGCAGGTGATGGAGGCGTAATAGGAAATGAAGAACAGGAATTTATAAAACCTGCAATAGAAGAACTTTCAGAAAATGGGATACAGGCATTCGGTCCTTATCCTGCAGATGGATTCTTCGGCAGTGAGTCATATAACGAATTTGATGGCGTTTTAGCAATGTATCACGATCAGGGATTAGCTCCTTTCAAGACTATTGCAGAAGACGATGGCGTAAACTTTACAGCAGGTTTGCCTATAGTACGCACCTCTCCTGCCCATGGTACAGCTTATGATATTGCAGGAAAAGGTACCGCAGACGAGAATTCATTCCGTCAGGCCGTTTATCTGGCGATTGATGTATTCCGCAATCGCATCGAATATGATGAGCCTTTAGCCAATCCGCTCAAGAAGCTTTATCACGAGCACAGAGACGAAAGCGAGAAAGTGCGTTTTGCTATTCAGAAAAAGCGCGAAGAATAA